The DNA sequence GTGTCTTATTCTCCACCTTCCGTATAAAGTTGAATTGTTCATGCAAGAAAGTTTGTTGTTAAACTTGGTGGAGTCCTTGGTCTACCATATATATTCTCTATTAATAATTGATTGCATACTTCTATTTTATGTTAAAATGGAAACTAATCACTTGGATGTGTATCTTGTAGTCACCAAGTGATCTGAAGTCTATGGCAGTTGAAGCTGTTCTATTGATGCAAGGGAAGATAAACGATGAAGATGATAGCACGGTTTCGATTCGGCTTCTAGTTCCATCCAAAGTAATAGGTTGTATCATTGGGAAAAGTGGTTCGATTATTAATGAAATTCGGAAGAGAACTAAAGCAGATATTCGAATTTCTAAAGGTGATAAACCAAAATGTGCAGATGTGAACGATGAACTTGTTGAGGTTTGGCTTCTTTGCTTCATTATTACTTTCCTTGATGCTTAAATTTGCATATTCATTTCATATTATTCGATGTTGTTTTGAATTTAGGTGGGAGGCATAGTTGATTGTGTGAGAGATGCGCTAATCCAGATTATCTTAAGACTGAGAGAAGATGTGTTGAGAGAAAGAGACAATGGCCACAATCCCTCTGTTGGTGCTGAATCCATGTACTCTGGTGGTGCTGGACTTTCAGTGCCATCTGTCCTACCTCCAGTCCCTCCTGTTGCCACACCATTGGCTTATGATCAGAGGACTGAAAGTGAAACTGGCCTTGGAATGTTTTCTTCAAGCAGCCTGtatggatatggatctttgtcGGTATGTCTCATTTTTTCTTGCCAATGCTCATGTTGCATGGAGGGGACAGGAGTATTATGAGGATAATTCCTTAGAGATGTTCCTTTTATATAACTCAGCAAACCCCTCTCCCCTGGTTTTGCATGGAGCATCTTTGTAGTCCAAACTCCAAACCTTCAAAGTGTTAATATACTGCATTTGTCTTCGTTTTCTGCCTTCTTTTGCTTACATATCACGTATCTCACTTTTTTTTCAGTTTCCAATTATTTTTCACTGATCTTGTCTTGTTTGATTCTATGTAATAGATGGCAGAGAATGCCTATGGATCGATGCCCCCGTACGCCAGCAAGCTGTATGGAGGGTTGgtatatattgttataaaattatatgaatTCTTTACTTATGATTTAGTGTGTCTGGATTAGAGTTTGCTAAGTTGATTCTGGGGTACTTGATTTTGGTTATACACTTATATGCAGGTTTAGAGTgatgtgatttatgtttggaaACCTTTATCTGAAAAATGATTATTTTGGCCAATGGGCTTAAGCATTTTCAAGCCAAAGTGAAAGCAACTCTATTGCACTTCCACTTATACTTATTCTCTTTTCCGCCTTTTTTGTAACATTATATTAAATTTGTTGATGTTTCTTGTTATTGGACTTATGCTTCTGTATTTTTATTCTGTACAGTCTGCCTCCTCCATCAACTTTGGATATGTTGATTCCTGCTAGTGCTGTTAGTAAGGTTTTGGGTAAAGGAGGGGCAAATATAGCCAATATCAGGAAGGTTTGTTCATTCACACTTTATATAGAAAGTATATTTATCTGAGAATATTGTGTTTTATTGTTGGCTTTCGAAGCTAACTGTGAAATTTGCTTTGTTTAATGTCTTGTTTGGCCCCAGATTTCAGGAGCAATGATAGAAATCTGTGACTCCAAGTCTGCCTGGGGTGATCGTATTGCTGTGATATCTGGCACACCTGAACAGAAGTGCGCAGCTGAAAACTTGATCCAGGCTTTCATAATGGCCACCTGAATTATTGAGTTTCTTTCTCGGGGTTTTCGAAGgtgaaaagtttaattattGAAGCATGTCTTTGTCCTGTCCATAGTTTCATTAGGTTGGTCCTGTAGAGAGAATATTCTCTGGTTCTTCATCTGGATTCAAGTTCTTCCATAACAGCAGCTTGCAAGATTGTGCCGGAGGATCCATTGATGGTTTTTATATGTAGGAACGATAGCTCCTCCTTTTTTCTTAAGCTACTCTCATTACTATGTTTTCTCTTAGAAATCTAGGATCTCCATGTCCGTTTGGTACTGTCTTTTGCTAGCATGGAGTCATCGCTATTTCCTCAAATTAATTTCGGAGGAACCGTAAAGAGGTGGTGATGTTTATGTGGTTCACCCTGTCTCTCCCCCGCTAATAGAAAGTATCTTCCCCAATGATGCAAATGAGACTGAGTCTCTATCACACTCATTTGTTATCGTTGCTTATGCTAGTTGGTTGAAAGTTCTCAAGTTGCCTCATGAATTTGAAGGATTTCAGAAAATTCTGCATCATTTTCTTCTCCGTTAATCAAATTCCTTATCCTGTAatcctgccatccatggttatGAAGGCATTTTTCAACTATAAATGACCATCTCCTTATTATAACATCAAATGCGCTAAATTATATACCTAGGAAACGATAGCCGCCCAATTCTTTTTAACAATAGATATATGTTGAAACAAGATAAGGTAAAATACCAAGGTCATATGGGTCCTTATGTCTTaaaaagtagaagaaagaaaaggatcATCTGTCTGCATTGTTATTGACTTCGGTTGGATGAGTGTTCCTTCATCTCCTCGTCTTATCCAATGTAGCACTACTCAATACTCATaattatgaatcaaaattattttgtaaGTTCCTGTGTATGCTTTTCACTTCTTATGGCTTGTGCCACTCGCAAGGGAGTAGTTGTTAGCTGCTACCTTTTCCGTTAGCAAGACCACTGAATCTCCTCATGCCCTTGGAGTGTGGCATTGCGATGGCTTTGCCCTGGTTTCAAGGTCCATTGGCTTTGGACTAAAGTCTTCTCGCATAATGCAGCTTCGTCTGATTCTCAAAAAATGAATATGGATTATAAGCAATTGATTTCTGGTATCCTGTATAATTAGTGATCCAGCCGAATAAAAAGTTTGTAGGCAATAGTAGTGTTTTTATTCAACTATTGCTGTCTGACCAATATGACTATTCATAGGATGCAGCtagattaaaatttaaatcatcATAATTCCAGCAACATTTCCTTATTCTATTGAAAAACATTATCTAATCCAGATGTTGTAGCATCAGCACGCTCATAACTATCTCATCTCTTCTCTCTTTAAGCGTAATGAATCTCCTTTCTTTCTATTATATGCTATATCGCCTGGTACTTGTCAGGGATGATTTTCGTGTTTTGCCTTCCCAGGAATTTGGGAATCAGAAATATTCTCCATTTCCCGTTAGTCTTATATAGCATTACTCACTTTCACTTATCTCTGCATAATTGCTCTCTAAATATTTCTAGTTATTTAAAAGGATATTCTGCTATACACATGGATTAAAATCTCACTTAGTTATGCCTATCTTAAGTTTTCTAACAGTTtagcccccccccccccccccccttctcttctctctctctctctctgtgttTGCATTAACGTCCATTCTTCCGAGACAAGCTTTGATTATGGCGTCATCATTCTCATCACTGTAGGTGTAGTTTAGGTTTCGGGTCCTTGGTAATTTGACAAGGTCATGCAGGTGAATTGAGGTTAAAATTGCACTTGTTACTTACTATTTGTACATCAATGTGTGTATGATATGATTTGTAGTTATATCATATATTCATATGTAACAAAGTATTAGTGGTTTGGTTTCAGCCCTCCCAAGTCCCAATTGTAATAAACTTTTGCAGTGATAAGGCCACTAATGTTGGTTCCCCCAAAAGATTATGATTTCAACTTGAATGTCATTATTCAGTTATTTACTTATTTGTACTTATCTTGGGGGGGATGGAGTGTAGACCCCACTATAGTTTTAGCTTATCACCATCGCATATGATATGATTTATTCGTACACGCAATGTGATGCGGAATGGGACTGTATAATTTGTCCTTTCATAATtgcatataataatatttattttagcAAAAAGAGAAATCACTCAACACAATCGCTCCCAAGTCCCAACTCGCCGTTTTGCCCCTGGCGCTCTTCACATTACAAAACCATGAAAATATTTCAGCTTTATATCCAACCAATATCAGTCTGGGTCCAGAACAAGTTATGCTATTTATATTGTTAAGAGTGAATATCATCCGGTTCTTCACAATTATCTCGAAAAGACGAGactttcaagaaaaaaaaaaacatccaaTCTGGtctttgatatatttttttagggTTGATTAGTCCCTATGCAAAAAAAAACATTCTTTTTTTGGTACAGGAGTCTcgttttttttgaaataattgtCAAAGTTTGAGTTGGGTTTTTTTGTTAAGAGTCTCATTGTCTTTTGTGGTAATTGTCAGAGACTGTTTTAGTTTTTATTCTATTGTTtaaatattctaaaattttatattcataTTTTTCTGACATACAAGGTTGTCTTTTTCCGTAATTTGTGTTTCCACTCAGTTGGATAAGCCTATTGTAGCTCTAGAATATCACCGCTGGTAAAGtgggctaatttttttttatggaaGAAAAGTGGGCTAATTTGTTTACATATGGATGATTTTAACGGAAAATAcgaaaatatttgataattttaatatttagcagcataaaatattattgttttataaaaaaatattttttttattataaaaagataaaatattgaTATTTTATAAAGATTTATAATAGTATATAACACataatttggatgatttctggAAAATTCACTCCAAATAACCTAATATTGCAAAAAGCAGGTTCAAAAAAATGTTGTTGAATGACTTAAATAATAGAGAAATGAAACCACACTTCACGTAATTCTTTTAACTTGTGTTTCTACcaatttatagaaaaatattatcAGAATAAAagtgatattattttttaaataatattatattttttaattagaaaaacACAATGTCAtccatttttcctttttcattaaaaaaaaagaaaagaaagtgcATGCAACATATGAGTTTTCTTTTACTCAATCACTAACGTTTGGATATTATTTATTAGTATAAACtcaaaataatcataaaatctAATACAAgtgataattatttaaattgtttaaacaacatgttttggatttaaaataattgatataacTAATTCTATATTCGTTATTATAAtacatatttaaataataaaaagataaattaatacCCAGTATAATAAACTACTCTCATTTATAAGCATGAAATTATATGACATTCATAAGAATTAGAGAAAAGCTCTGCATACAGGTCATTAGGGCTTGTATGCTTTACAagttaattaacaaataaactcTAAAAATGCGATGCAAGATCtacgttcttcttcttcctcttcctcttcttcttcttcttttctttcagtttcttgccttctctttctccttcttcttctttttgctgcacgttcttcttcctcttcctcttcttctttttttctttcgtttcttgtcttctctttctccttcttcttcttcttgctgcacgttcttctttctctttctgttcttcttcttcatttacgtgcttttctctctgttttcttctttttttgttattctcgatttccattttttttacatcaagctctgaaatcgtttttgaagaagaagaagcagcagaagatgaggaggagaaagagaaagagttctaaaatatgcataaggtgtacttcaacgaattttaggtgtatttcttaaatcctttgggtgtatttctgtaattctttgggtgtatttctataattatTTGGGTGAATTCttgtaaccgtttgggtgtatttctgtaatcgttggggtgtatttctgtaattgtttgggtgtatttttgaagttccattatctttaaatttggcaagaaaattgttttcatggagaaagaagaagaagagtcgttCATAATGTATGGTGAGTAGTGCGCTTTGGAAACAGGAAGTTATTGAATAACGTGCGTTTTATTTACTCTTAAATGTGGAAGTGTGTAATGCGTTAATTAAGTGTAATGTGTGTGTTTTATTAgacttgtaagacttgtaagctaaaaagacttgtatgtgtagcaagcCTCTAAGAATTAAACTCATATAACGAACAAGTAACAAGAATGTCGGGTTAGTTAAGGTAGGTTtaacagttttttttttcacgtgagaaaataattatcatttttttatattggatTAATAATTGTATTTTTCTAAATTGTAAACTGTTAGTGATATTTTTTTGAGATGTAAGACGATTTAATTTAATGAGTAGAAATTGAACCGTTCGATTTTTAGGAGGTACAAAAATTAAATCATCTGATTTTTGTATTCGAATCTCTGatttatgtttaaaaaataaaaaaaaatattaaagtacATACATCAAAAAGTTTGATGTGTGAACTGTGAactttgaaaataaaaaattacaacaaaaaatTGGACGCTCTGATTttatattgaaaaaattttaaaaatctcaTACAAAGTAATCGGAGTTCCCATACCCGAAAAAAATAACATACAAAGCTAACGTGGTTGGATTGCACAAAGAATCCatccataacaaaaaaaaatttagcaaaaaattattctattaaaaaagaaatttatttttatttaaaatttaattttattgctcagaatatcttttatatattagtaaatttaaattaaattatttagttttaaataacttttaaataagttaaattctcttcttttatAATTTCATCCTTGATAAAAGCTACTGTTGTTAAACACTCAGttataaataaaaagtatttttgatattttaaatgTTAAGTATGATTAttgtaaaaatcaatttaaaaatcagttttcttttaatctcatttataaataaaataaatatgaaaattaaaattcttaaaTGAATTATTAATTCATTTTTGTTTGTTACAACTTGCAAAAGCATGAAAAAGAACGGTGTAATAATTCTTGCAATTCCAGTgtcagaaaaaataaaaaaataaaaacccaTTATAAGACGAGTGAGTGACAGAGACAGTTGCCAAAATCCTAAGTAAAGGTTTTGGTGTTAGCTTATTGAATCTTCCATGGCTGCGAGGAGACCAGTCCAGTGTTTGCTGCAAAGGGTTTGCGGCGGAAGCAGACGATTCGGTGTTGCTCTTCAGGGCcatgcttcttcttcctcttctcagCAACTCATTGACAAGGAATATCAGTACAGTGCCCACAAGTAACCTCCTTCCCCCAAACACTATTCTTTTCTTAATCTGTTTCTCTTTGATCCTCAATTCTACTCAGAAAATGAAAAAGGGATTAATTGCGAGTAATAATACCTCTTTGTCTGCTGAGCAGTCTATCACTTCAGTAGAGACTCTGAATTTATTTCAAATACATTCGAGTGTCATTTGATCTGAGTTTATCACTATTgagcattttatttttatttttaacaaagaGAAGGATGATGGGGATTTACTTTGGTTTTGAGactcctttttatttttttagttatttatattaattgttAACGAGTTTAacttaactaattattttaggTTGATAATTGAAATGATCTTTTCTGATTCAAATGCAGTTACCATCCAATTCCCATTGTGTTTTCTCAAGCAAAGGGAGCTGCTGTGTGGGATCCAGAGGGAAACAAATATCTTGATTTCTTATCTGCTTATTCTGCTGTTAATCAGGTAACATGCTTGTCTCATGGTTATTCCCTAAGCTATAGATCTCAAATTTTGATTCAATGAGTTATACAAGTTAATTTCTAATTATTGAAGTGCCTGTCTTTTCCTTAGGGACATTGCCATCCTAAAATTCTGAAAGCCTTAACAGAGCAGGCAGAAAAGCTGACCCTGAGTTCTCGAGCCTTTTACAATGATCGGTTTCCACCATTTGCTGAGCATTTGACAAGTATGCTTGGTTATGATATGGTTCTTCCCATGAACACTGGTGCTGAAGGAGTGGAAACAGCTCTGAAATTAGCAAGAAAGTGGGgttatgaaaagaaaagaattccCAAAGATGAGGTATAACAATGAGATCATCTTAACAGTAGTCATATCTTaaatgttttacattttccaaGGTTATGGGGTTGAAGTGAATGTTTGCTTAGTGTGGGACTGTGGCCTAGTACACAAGGAATATCTCATGACATGCTAAGCTGAAATCCACAATACTTTAGGACTTTATTTTTCCTCCCCCAACCCCTTTTCTCTGTGGATATTAATAGTATTTGCAAAACTAAAGGGAGAAACGCTTTAGCTATGGCCTGAAGAATCTGTTTTGACATATATTCTCAATAAATATTTTGGAAACTAAATTAATGTAAGATGTATTGATACTCCTCCTCTGCAAAGATAAAATGAAGGAAGTCTACTCTTAAAAATATAGCATCTTCTTTTCTGTTTATGAGATGCAGATTTGAATTTTCCTGGTGTTTGTCTATTTATGTTCACGGATACTTGTGGCAGGCTATTATTGTGTCATGTTGTGGCTGCTTCCATGGCCGCACACTAGCTGTTATATCTATGAGTTGTGACAATGAAGCTACCCAGGGTTTTGGTCCTTTATTGCCTGGCCATCTTAAAGTTGATTTTGGTGATGTAGAAGCCCTTGAAAGAATTTTTAAAGGTTCTTAGTGCCCCCATACTTTGCTTTACATTTTCATCACtatattttagtttaaattgactgatctttgatttttttttttctctgaaaaatttcagaaaaaggAGAACACATAGCTGGCTTTCTTTTGGAACCCATCCAGGGTGAAGCTGGGGTATGATCTTTTGAGAACACTTAATCTGCTTGGCAACACTCACCTTGTTGGTTGAATTGAAAATTGAGATGCTAAAGAAGTTGCTATATACATTATACCCTGATGTTATAATTTGATGGTGTTATTTCCGGTCTCACCATTTGATTGTTTTATATTATGTTTAAATAGTGTGGGAAATCCCTGTTGCTTCTTCAAATTCTTTGGctaagaaaagataaaagtgtGCTTATAGGTTTCATTTTGGTCAAGAGCGATGACATTCGGTTGAATATTCACATTTTTATTATGTTCTGATTTCTCAAAGTACATATCTCAGTTGCATCTTTTgatatgtttttattatttatttgaagGTAATCATTCCTCCGGATGGCTATTTGAAAGCTGTTAGAGATCTTTGCACTAGATATAATGTGCTGATGATTGCAGACGAAATACAAACTGGGTTAGCAAGAACAGGGAAGATGCTGGCTTGTGACTGGGAAGAAGTTCGCCCAGATGTTGTGGTTAGAAATTAGAAATCAGCTTAACCTTGTGAATTGTATATCTTTTTATTCTTTCCCAGCACTATGAGTTGAACCTTATTCTGTCTTTCTACTCAGATACTAGGGAAAGCATTGGGTGGAGGAGTTTTTCCTGTGAGTGCAGTTCTTGCAGACAAGGATGTAATGCTTTGTATAAAACCAGGAGAGCATGGAAGGTTTGATTTTATCATACAAATGCTTTTTATAAATGATTCCtttatttacattttcttgCCGATAGTTGTGAGTGTTGTCTGAAGTTTTATACATCTGTTTATTCTTCTGTATTGGTCAAGTAATTTCATTTATTGAAATGAAAGCAAATTTGTTTATTAATTAAACAAGGGAAGAATGCTGAACTTGTTTGTATATTATTGATTACAGTACCTTTGGCGGGAATCCATTGGCCAGTGCAGTTGCAATTGCGGCACTAAATGTGATCAAAGAGGAGAGGCTTGTCGAAAGGTATTTCAATTATAATCTTGTAGTTGTTAGTTGCCCCTTTATTTTATCTTGCATATGCTATTAACAGATCTGAGCAACTGGGAGTGGAGCTCGGCCGTGAGCTGCACAAGATTCAGCAACAATACCCCAAGTATGTGAAGGAGGTTCGCGGACGAGGATTATTCGGCGCGGTGGAGCTTAACAGCAAGAGCTTGTCCCCTGTATCAGCCTATGATTTGTGCGAAAAGCTGAAGGATAGAGGAGTTCTTGCAAAGCCGACACACGATACAATTATCCGCTTTACGCCTCCACTTTGCATCAGGTAAGCAAATGCAGTACGGTTTGAACAATGCCTTTCTAAAAGATTTGACATAAAATGATAAAAGGAAATCTTTTGCAGTTGGGATGAGATACAAGAAGGTTCTAAGGCCCTGGCTGATGTCTTGGAAATTGATTTACCCAAGCTTCAAAAGACGAAGCCAAAACATGATGCTTCTCAAGTTGCCTCCCATTCCCATGCATGCGATCGTTGCGGTCGACTCTTGTACGGTTGAATCATTAGAGCACCCTTTTATATTTGTAATATCCTCGCACTATTCAATAATCGAGATTAATTTCTTGACAACAATAGCATAATTTATTAGTTTTGTGATATTGTTGAAAAATCACAAATATAAAAGATTGTGTATCGCCGTTTCAGTTATACTCTAATATGTTATGTTGTCTGTCCTGTGAGTTGCAAATCTCAGATCAAGATATTCTCtatcttttttcattttaaaataattgcaGGAGATAGCAAAAGAATAACTCCAGTCAACAAGTTCCTTAAAACACACAATGATGTTACACACATAGaccaatttatatatatatatattatatccgAATACTGAATGTAATTGAATGACTTcaaaatgatccaacacaagAAACCCCAACACATGATGATGCCAACATTGtatcatcatcaattcatcatcaTCCATTTTGGTGAAGCCAGGCTCTCAGGCACGCACGCCTTGCTCCTCCTACTCGACCTTCCGAGTCCTACATTAAAGAAACAAAATACGTTAAATACTGATAATTATGTAATAGCATGGCCACTTCCAAGATGCTTAGGCCCGCCTGCAATTACTGTAGAAAATTTGGAAGAGAAAGTA is a window from the Arachis stenosperma cultivar V10309 chromosome 3, arast.V10309.gnm1.PFL2, whole genome shotgun sequence genome containing:
- the LOC130970766 gene encoding ornithine aminotransferase, mitochondrial translates to MAARRPVQCLLQRVCGGSRRFGVALQGHASSSSSQQLIDKEYQYSAHNYHPIPIVFSQAKGAAVWDPEGNKYLDFLSAYSAVNQGHCHPKILKALTEQAEKLTLSSRAFYNDRFPPFAEHLTSMLGYDMVLPMNTGAEGVETALKLARKWGYEKKRIPKDEAIIVSCCGCFHGRTLAVISMSCDNEATQGFGPLLPGHLKVDFGDVEALERIFKEKGEHIAGFLLEPIQGEAGVIIPPDGYLKAVRDLCTRYNVLMIADEIQTGLARTGKMLACDWEEVRPDVVILGKALGGGVFPVSAVLADKDVMLCIKPGEHGSTFGGNPLASAVAIAALNVIKEERLVERSEQLGVELGRELHKIQQQYPKYVKEVRGRGLFGAVELNSKSLSPVSAYDLCEKLKDRGVLAKPTHDTIIRFTPPLCISWDEIQEGSKALADVLEIDLPKLQKTKPKHDASQVASHSHACDRCGRLLYG